In Variovorax sp. OAS795, a single window of DNA contains:
- a CDS encoding cupin domain-containing protein — MGAGAEPAPAAGAAQQIARAGSQPSAAGPAEYFTGRVRVDPVWPATEALNASGGMVTFEPGARSAWHTHPAGQRLVVQSGLGLTQEWGQPVQEIRPGDVVWCPPGVKHWHGAAPFTALVHLAVTGTVNGKNVEWMEKVTDAQYNQRQ; from the coding sequence ATGGGTGCGGGCGCCGAGCCTGCGCCCGCCGCGGGAGCGGCCCAGCAGATCGCGAGGGCCGGCAGCCAGCCTTCCGCGGCCGGTCCTGCCGAATACTTCACCGGCCGCGTTCGCGTGGACCCGGTCTGGCCCGCCACCGAGGCCCTCAACGCTTCCGGCGGCATGGTGACTTTCGAACCCGGCGCGCGCTCCGCGTGGCACACCCATCCGGCCGGGCAGCGCCTGGTGGTCCAGTCGGGCCTCGGCCTGACGCAGGAGTGGGGCCAACCCGTGCAGGAGATCCGCCCCGGCGATGTCGTCTGGTGCCCTCCCGGCGTCAAGCACTGGCATGGCGCCGCGCCCTTCACGGCACTGGTCCACCTGGCGGTCACCGGCACCGTGAACGGCAAGAACGTCGAATGGATGGAGAAGGTCACCGATGCGCAATACAACCAGCGCCAATAG
- a CDS encoding GMC family oxidoreductase N-terminal domain-containing protein produces the protein MAQQEFDFVVVGAGSAGCVLAHRLVTAGRSVLLLEAGPSDNDRFIHMPATFVRVIGTERTWAYESEPQPAANGRRMFVPQGRTLGGGSSVNAMVYIRGTPADYDGWQAQGCEGWRWADVLPWFLKAEANSRFACGLHGTGGPLKVSDTRFRHPLSLAFLRAAQQSGLPYNDDFNGAEQAGVGFYQTTTFEGRRASTAATYLAAVRGNPKLTVVTGAHVMRVLMQDGAATGVVYRAGQGGSSEDIVATARHEVILSAGALASPKLLLLSGIGPGAQLQSLGIPVARDLPGVGENFQDHLEVSVYGRTREPISLLGNDSGLAALKHGLQWTLFNTGLLTSNVVESGGFVDTTGEGRPDLQFHVLPVLVGDVDRAPLAGHGLSINPCFLRPKSRGSVRLRSADPMAPILFDGGYLQAREDVDTLVRGVKLARRILRAPALRELVSEELAPSAADDMADDAIEAYVRQRAKTVYHPSGTCRMGRDDMAVVDARMRVHGMAKLRVCDASVMPSIVSGNTNAPTVMLAERCADFALSDN, from the coding sequence ATGGCGCAACAGGAATTCGACTTCGTGGTGGTGGGGGCCGGCTCGGCGGGCTGTGTACTGGCGCACCGGCTGGTTACGGCAGGGCGCAGCGTGCTGTTGCTGGAGGCGGGGCCGTCCGACAACGACCGCTTCATCCACATGCCTGCCACTTTCGTGCGGGTGATCGGCACCGAACGCACCTGGGCCTACGAGAGCGAGCCGCAGCCGGCGGCCAACGGACGCAGGATGTTCGTGCCGCAGGGCCGCACGCTGGGCGGCGGCAGTTCGGTCAACGCCATGGTCTACATCCGCGGCACGCCGGCCGACTACGACGGCTGGCAGGCGCAGGGCTGCGAGGGCTGGCGCTGGGCCGACGTGCTGCCGTGGTTCCTCAAGGCCGAGGCGAACTCGCGCTTCGCGTGCGGGCTGCACGGCACGGGCGGGCCGCTGAAGGTGAGCGACACGCGCTTCCGGCACCCGCTGAGCCTGGCCTTCCTGCGTGCGGCGCAGCAAAGCGGGCTGCCCTACAACGACGACTTCAACGGCGCGGAGCAGGCCGGCGTCGGCTTCTACCAGACCACCACCTTCGAGGGCCGCCGCGCGAGCACCGCGGCCACCTACCTGGCGGCCGTGCGCGGCAACCCGAAGCTCACCGTGGTCACCGGCGCGCACGTGATGCGCGTGCTGATGCAGGACGGCGCCGCCACCGGCGTGGTCTACCGCGCCGGCCAGGGCGGCAGCAGCGAAGACATTGTCGCCACGGCGCGGCACGAGGTGATCCTCTCGGCCGGCGCGCTGGCCTCGCCCAAGCTGCTGCTGCTGTCGGGCATCGGGCCCGGCGCGCAGCTGCAGTCGCTGGGCATTCCGGTGGCCAGGGACCTGCCCGGCGTGGGCGAGAACTTCCAGGACCACCTGGAGGTGTCGGTCTATGGCCGCACGCGCGAGCCGATCAGCCTCCTGGGCAACGACAGCGGCCTGGCGGCGCTCAAGCACGGGCTGCAGTGGACGCTCTTCAACACGGGCCTGCTCACCTCGAACGTGGTCGAGAGCGGCGGCTTCGTCGACACCACGGGCGAAGGCCGGCCCGACCTGCAGTTCCATGTGCTGCCGGTGCTCGTGGGCGACGTCGACCGCGCGCCGCTGGCGGGCCACGGGCTGTCGATCAATCCCTGCTTCCTGCGGCCGAAGTCGCGTGGCAGCGTGCGGCTGCGCAGCGCCGACCCGATGGCCCCGATCCTGTTCGACGGCGGCTACCTGCAGGCCAGGGAAGACGTCGACACGCTGGTGCGCGGCGTGAAGCTCGCGCGCCGCATCCTGCGTGCGCCCGCGCTGCGTGAGCTGGTGAGCGAGGAGCTCGCGCCTTCGGCCGCGGACGACATGGCCGACGACGCCATCGAGGCCTATGTGCGCCAGCGTGCCAAGACCGTCTACCACCCGAGCGGCACCTGCCGCATGGGGCGGGACGACATGGCCGTGGTCGATGCGCGGATGCGCGTGCATGGCATGGCGAAGCTGCGCGTGTGCGATGCCTCGGTGATGCCTTCGATCGTGAGCGGCAATACCAATGCACCGACGGTGATGCTGGCCGAGCGCTGCGCGGACTTCGCGCTGTCGGACAACTGA
- a CDS encoding SDR family oxidoreductase, with amino-acid sequence MSSTGSMAGKVAFITGGGTGIGAAVAAQFAAAGGRVVLMGRRLAQLEAVASALGGLAVAGDAASTGDVQRALAAARERFGRVDVLVANAGGHGVGDALSTDDASWALSTRLNLDTAFVCARELLPELIERRGNIVVLSSLAGHFAGPGVIGYVTMKHALIGLVRSLARDYGRQGVRVNAVCPGWVRTEMANEQMQVLVDKYRLADADAAYDLVTRDVPMGRAASPEDVANAVLFLASPMAAMVTGSSLMVDGGASAVDLPTIAFAHDA; translated from the coding sequence ATGAGTTCCACAGGATCCATGGCCGGCAAGGTCGCATTCATCACCGGTGGCGGCACCGGCATCGGCGCGGCCGTGGCCGCGCAGTTCGCCGCGGCCGGCGGCCGCGTGGTGCTGATGGGGCGTCGCCTCGCACAGCTCGAAGCCGTGGCTTCGGCACTCGGCGGACTCGCGGTGGCGGGCGACGCCGCCAGCACCGGCGACGTCCAGCGCGCCTTGGCCGCGGCCCGCGAAAGATTCGGCCGCGTCGACGTGCTGGTGGCCAACGCAGGCGGCCACGGCGTGGGCGACGCGCTCTCCACCGACGATGCGTCGTGGGCGCTCTCGACGCGCCTCAATCTCGATACCGCCTTCGTCTGCGCGCGCGAACTGCTGCCCGAACTCATCGAGCGGCGCGGCAACATCGTCGTGCTCTCTTCGCTCGCGGGCCACTTCGCCGGGCCGGGCGTGATCGGCTACGTGACGATGAAGCATGCGCTCATCGGCCTGGTGCGTTCGCTGGCGCGCGACTACGGCAGGCAGGGCGTGCGCGTGAACGCGGTGTGCCCCGGCTGGGTGCGCACCGAGATGGCCAACGAGCAGATGCAGGTGCTGGTCGACAAGTACCGGCTGGCGGATGCCGACGCGGCCTACGACCTGGTCACGCGCGACGTGCCGATGGGCCGCGCCGCGAGCCCGGAGGACGTCGCCAACGCCGTGCTGTTCCTGGCCTCGCCGATGGCGGCGATGGTCACCGGCAGTTCGCTGATGGTCGATGGCGGCGCCTCCGCTGTCGACCTGCCGACCATCGCGTTCGCGCACGACGCCTGA
- a CDS encoding ABC transporter substrate-binding protein — MGLAGFSGAWAQAGLDCGLNNGKPATGEPIPIGAVVGKTGPDDFSASGQAAAAYFKCVNANGGINGRPVDYIVVDDQWNPETAAQVASKLVKDRKVVALAGSTSFVECGANAKMYADEGVMVIAGTGVPRECFNARNYVPVNAGPRVSATIAAMYAAEKYKSKKMVCIIPNIPSLGNWACEGPKEWGRKNGVEVETIAIDPGSADATSTMLQAAAKKPDTIIMNVPKGILVPMLAAAEQQNLGKKIHFVSSAPAYNADVPKAIGPYWKGNFDVNLEFNPVESAGPDNKNWQAVMDRYGARSDPRDTFSQAGYVAARLVTQALLKMDPKKIDRASVTDALRKVTDFRSDILCKPFYVGNGNRHNANNSGPVASPDGNGWRFAPGGCLTADDPELVDIRADELKMGLK, encoded by the coding sequence ATGGGGCTCGCCGGCTTCAGCGGCGCCTGGGCACAGGCCGGCCTGGACTGCGGCCTCAACAACGGCAAGCCCGCGACGGGCGAGCCCATTCCCATCGGCGCCGTGGTCGGCAAGACCGGGCCCGACGACTTCAGCGCCTCGGGCCAGGCGGCGGCTGCGTACTTCAAGTGCGTGAACGCCAACGGCGGCATCAACGGCCGGCCGGTCGACTACATCGTGGTCGATGACCAGTGGAACCCCGAGACCGCGGCGCAGGTCGCGTCCAAGCTCGTGAAGGACCGCAAGGTGGTCGCGCTCGCGGGCAGCACCAGCTTCGTGGAATGCGGCGCCAACGCCAAGATGTATGCCGACGAAGGCGTGATGGTGATCGCCGGCACCGGCGTGCCGCGCGAGTGCTTCAATGCGCGCAACTACGTGCCGGTGAATGCGGGGCCGCGCGTGTCGGCCACCATTGCCGCCATGTACGCGGCAGAGAAGTACAAGTCGAAGAAGATGGTCTGCATCATCCCGAACATCCCGAGCCTGGGCAACTGGGCCTGCGAGGGACCGAAGGAGTGGGGCAGGAAGAACGGCGTGGAGGTCGAGACCATCGCCATCGACCCCGGCTCGGCCGATGCCACCTCCACCATGCTGCAGGCCGCCGCGAAGAAGCCCGACACCATCATCATGAACGTGCCCAAGGGCATCCTGGTGCCGATGCTGGCCGCTGCCGAGCAGCAGAACCTGGGCAAGAAGATCCACTTCGTGTCGTCCGCGCCGGCCTACAACGCCGACGTGCCCAAGGCCATCGGGCCGTACTGGAAGGGCAACTTCGACGTCAACCTGGAGTTCAACCCGGTGGAGTCGGCCGGCCCCGACAACAAGAACTGGCAGGCTGTGATGGACCGCTACGGTGCCAGGAGCGACCCGCGCGACACCTTCTCGCAGGCCGGCTACGTCGCCGCGCGGCTCGTGACGCAGGCGCTGCTCAAGATGGACCCGAAGAAGATCGACCGCGCCAGCGTGACCGATGCCTTGCGCAAGGTGACGGACTTCCGCAGCGACATTCTCTGCAAGCCCTTCTACGTGGGCAACGGCAACCGCCACAACGCGAACAACAGCGGGCCGGTGGCGAGCCCCGACGGCAACGGCTGGCGCTTTGCGCCCGGCGGCTGCCTGACGGCGGACGATCCGGAGCTGGTGGACATCCGCGCCGACGAGCTGAAGATGGGCCTCAAGTAG
- a CDS encoding carboxymuconolactone decarboxylase family protein — translation MNAAPAASETLSLRQQSVVPVAAFAASGDIARLNTALGQGLDAGLTVNDAKEILVQVYAYAGFPRSLNALGELMKVLEARRQRGIQDKEGPLPSRPIPKGDALLSAGTFNQTKLAGAPVKGALFDFAPAIDEYLKTHLFGDVFERDNLDWQSRELATVGMLSVLAGAESQLQSHMRIAMNVGLAPAQLEQLAQVLADRVDAAPARRAREALARQLAARPGS, via the coding sequence ATGAACGCCGCGCCCGCCGCATCCGAGACGCTTTCGCTGCGCCAGCAATCCGTCGTCCCGGTCGCGGCATTCGCGGCGTCCGGCGACATCGCGCGCCTGAACACCGCGCTCGGGCAGGGCCTCGACGCGGGCCTCACCGTCAACGACGCGAAAGAGATCCTGGTGCAGGTGTATGCCTATGCCGGTTTCCCGCGCAGCCTCAATGCGCTGGGCGAGCTGATGAAGGTGCTGGAGGCCCGCAGGCAGCGCGGCATCCAGGACAAGGAGGGGCCGCTGCCCTCGCGTCCCATTCCCAAGGGTGACGCGCTGCTGTCGGCCGGCACCTTCAACCAGACGAAGCTGGCCGGCGCGCCGGTCAAGGGCGCGTTGTTCGACTTCGCACCGGCCATCGACGAGTACCTGAAGACGCACCTGTTCGGCGACGTGTTCGAGCGCGACAACCTCGACTGGCAAAGCCGTGAGCTGGCCACGGTCGGCATGCTGTCGGTGCTTGCGGGCGCCGAATCGCAGCTGCAGTCCCACATGCGCATCGCCATGAACGTGGGCCTTGCACCGGCCCAGCTCGAGCAGCTGGCGCAGGTGCTCGCGGACCGCGTGGATGCGGCGCCGGCCCGCAGGGCGCGTGAAGCCTTGGCCCGGCAGCTGGCCGCTCGGCCCGGGAGCTGA
- a CDS encoding LysR family transcriptional regulator — MAKENLNDLQAFVMVARERSFTRAAAQMGVSRSALSHSMLALEARLGVRLLARTTRSVSVTHAGARLLDTLAPRLQDIERELESLAAMRDKPAGKVRITAHDHAIATVLWPRLLPLLKQYPDIEVEFSVDYAFTDIAAERFDAGVRLGNRVDRDMVAVPIAPPLRMAVAASADYLAGKPLPVRPEDLTAHRCVNLRLPTHGGLYAWDFEKGNKEISVRVQGQTVLNNTFLMLRAALDGMGFAYVPFDIMEQHIAEGRLVPVLQDWWPTFPGYHLYYPHRRHIAPALALVIEALRYRAPPPRRTG, encoded by the coding sequence ATGGCCAAAGAGAACCTGAACGACCTGCAGGCGTTCGTCATGGTCGCGCGCGAGCGCAGCTTCACCCGCGCTGCTGCCCAGATGGGCGTGTCGCGCTCGGCGCTGAGCCATTCGATGCTGGCGCTGGAAGCCCGCCTGGGCGTGCGCCTCCTGGCGCGCACCACGCGCAGCGTTTCCGTGACGCACGCGGGTGCGCGGCTGCTGGACACGCTCGCGCCGCGGCTGCAGGACATCGAGCGCGAACTCGAATCGTTGGCCGCGATGCGCGACAAGCCGGCCGGCAAGGTCCGCATCACCGCGCACGACCATGCCATCGCGACCGTGCTGTGGCCCAGGCTGCTGCCGCTGCTCAAGCAATATCCCGACATCGAGGTGGAGTTCAGCGTCGACTACGCCTTCACCGACATCGCGGCCGAAAGATTCGATGCCGGTGTGCGGCTGGGCAACCGCGTCGACAGGGACATGGTGGCAGTGCCGATCGCGCCGCCGCTGAGGATGGCGGTGGCCGCCTCTGCGGACTACCTCGCAGGAAAGCCGCTGCCCGTGAGGCCCGAGGACCTCACGGCCCACCGCTGCGTGAACCTGCGGCTTCCCACGCACGGCGGCCTGTACGCCTGGGATTTCGAGAAAGGCAACAAGGAGATCAGCGTGCGCGTGCAAGGCCAGACGGTGCTCAACAACACGTTCCTGATGCTGCGCGCGGCGCTGGACGGCATGGGCTTTGCCTACGTGCCTTTCGACATCATGGAACAGCACATCGCCGAGGGGCGGCTGGTGCCGGTGCTGCAGGACTGGTGGCCCACCTTCCCGGGCTACCATCTCTACTACCCCCATCGCCGCCACATCGCACCGGCGCTTGCGCTGGTCATCGAGGCCTTGAGGTACCGGGCGCCGCCGCCCAGGCGCACGGGGTGA
- a CDS encoding MoaF C-terminal domain-containing protein produces MSNEAAKPADWKTYDEFAAGIATNRLPASDALAGRTLTLALPDFRLTLAPRSQHAIDWSEQGGRGAQGRGDWYEAVEVAPDTFFIDITQASRPTEALSVVLNTRTRRVLAIRCCIVSAAEAAGQPRVPQDFWVGTLEGGAASGPVPQPTRDLVGLRTWQTYSPKHVYEHTYLSAERYCWQCLVGVQRGHGDVDLASYYKFDDQQYIFTFREFLIPVASVFFFDFASGRSTGKFLGVTGTGEVANNPAGAFMRKASQTFYPPEFGPV; encoded by the coding sequence ATGAGCAACGAAGCCGCCAAGCCCGCCGACTGGAAGACCTATGACGAGTTCGCCGCAGGCATCGCGACCAACCGCCTGCCCGCCTCCGATGCGCTGGCCGGCCGGACGCTGACGCTCGCACTGCCCGATTTCAGGCTTACGCTCGCGCCGCGCTCGCAGCATGCGATCGACTGGAGCGAGCAGGGCGGGCGCGGCGCGCAGGGCCGGGGCGACTGGTACGAGGCCGTCGAGGTCGCGCCCGACACCTTCTTCATCGACATTACGCAGGCCAGCCGACCGACGGAGGCATTGAGCGTGGTGCTCAACACCCGCACCCGCCGCGTGCTCGCCATCCGCTGCTGCATCGTCAGTGCCGCGGAAGCCGCGGGCCAGCCGCGCGTACCGCAGGACTTCTGGGTCGGCACGCTCGAAGGCGGCGCCGCGTCCGGCCCCGTGCCGCAGCCCACGCGCGACCTGGTCGGCCTGCGCACCTGGCAGACCTACAGCCCGAAGCATGTCTACGAGCACACCTACCTGAGCGCCGAGCGCTACTGCTGGCAGTGCCTGGTCGGCGTGCAGCGCGGCCATGGCGACGTCGACCTGGCGAGCTACTACAAGTTCGACGACCAGCAGTACATCTTCACCTTCCGCGAGTTCCTGATTCCGGTCGCGTCGGTGTTCTTCTTCGACTTTGCGAGCGGCCGCTCGACGGGCAAGTTCCTCGGCGTGACCGGGACCGGCGAAGTCGCCAACAACCCCGCCGGTGCCTTCATGCGCAAGGCCTCGCAGACCTTCTACCCGCCCGAGTTCGGACCGGTCTGA
- a CDS encoding aldehyde dehydrogenase family protein, producing the protein MNLRDLSLEHLGLVGLLAQRRRGNHIDGRESAPANGLYLPVVDPATEMTVAEAPDSDAADVNAAVASARRTFESAAWRGLRPADRERMLYTLSRLIESHADELSALETLQSGKLRGIARMIDVGSGAEFVRYMAGWATKLEGQTLDNSIGIPGPQWVTYTRREPVGVVGAIVPWNFPLAIALWKVAPALAAGCTVVLKPSEETPLTALRLAELAIEAGFPPGALNVVCGRGATAGAALAAHPDLRKISFTGSTAVGQRIGHAAVDNMARFTLELGGKSPLIVLDDADPAAAAQGAANGIFFHQGQVCTAGSRVYVQRGIFDKVVQQLAQVAEAVRIGSGFDPETQFGPLVSKRHMDRVMAHIDGAVAEGATLVTGGRRAFDGGCFVRPTVFVDTQPSMRIEREEVFGPVATVVPFDDVEDAIRLANDSAYGLAASVWSNNLSAVHRIVPRLQAGMVWVNAHNVLDNALPLGGVKQSGYGRDLGRAAVESFTELKSVCMAV; encoded by the coding sequence ATGAATCTGCGAGACCTGTCGCTCGAGCACCTTGGCCTGGTCGGTCTCCTGGCGCAGCGCCGGCGCGGCAACCACATCGACGGCCGCGAGTCGGCGCCGGCCAATGGCCTGTACCTGCCGGTGGTCGACCCCGCCACCGAGATGACCGTGGCCGAGGCACCCGACAGCGATGCGGCCGACGTGAACGCCGCCGTGGCGAGCGCGCGCCGCACCTTCGAGAGTGCCGCTTGGCGGGGCCTGCGGCCGGCCGACCGCGAGCGCATGCTCTACACGCTCTCGCGCCTCATCGAGTCGCACGCCGACGAGCTCAGCGCACTGGAGACGCTGCAAAGCGGCAAGCTGCGCGGCATCGCACGCATGATCGACGTGGGCTCGGGCGCGGAGTTCGTGCGGTACATGGCGGGCTGGGCCACCAAGCTCGAAGGGCAGACGCTGGACAACTCCATCGGCATTCCCGGTCCGCAGTGGGTGACCTACACGCGGCGCGAGCCCGTGGGTGTGGTCGGGGCGATCGTGCCGTGGAACTTTCCGCTCGCCATCGCGCTGTGGAAGGTGGCGCCGGCGCTCGCGGCCGGCTGCACCGTCGTGCTCAAGCCCTCGGAAGAAACCCCGCTCACCGCGTTGAGGCTGGCCGAGCTGGCCATCGAGGCGGGCTTTCCGCCCGGCGCGCTCAATGTGGTGTGCGGCCGCGGCGCCACGGCGGGCGCCGCGCTTGCCGCGCACCCGGACCTCCGCAAGATCAGCTTCACCGGCTCGACCGCCGTGGGCCAGCGCATCGGCCATGCCGCGGTCGACAACATGGCGCGCTTCACGCTGGAGCTGGGCGGCAAGTCGCCGCTCATCGTGCTCGACGATGCCGACCCTGCCGCGGCGGCGCAGGGCGCGGCCAACGGCATCTTCTTCCACCAGGGGCAGGTGTGCACGGCAGGCTCGCGCGTCTACGTGCAGCGCGGCATCTTCGACAAGGTGGTGCAGCAGCTGGCCCAGGTGGCGGAGGCGGTGCGCATCGGCTCGGGCTTCGACCCCGAGACCCAGTTCGGGCCGCTGGTGTCCAAGCGCCACATGGACCGCGTGATGGCGCACATCGACGGCGCGGTGGCCGAGGGCGCCACGCTGGTCACCGGCGGCAGGCGCGCCTTCGACGGCGGCTGCTTCGTGCGGCCCACGGTCTTCGTCGACACGCAGCCCTCGATGCGCATCGAGCGCGAGGAAGTGTTCGGCCCCGTCGCCACGGTGGTGCCCTTCGACGATGTGGAAGACGCCATCCGCCTGGCCAACGACAGCGCCTACGGCCTCGCGGCCAGCGTGTGGTCGAACAACCTCTCGGCCGTGCACCGCATCGTGCCGCGCCTGCAGGCCGGCATGGTCTGGGTCAACGCGCACAACGTGCTCGACAACGCCCTGCCGCTGGGCGGCGTGAAGCAGTCGGGCTACGGGCGCGACCTGGGGCGCGCGGCGGTCGAGAGCTTCACCGAGCTCAAGAGCGTCTGCATGGCGGTGTAG
- a CDS encoding branched-chain amino acid ABC transporter permease, whose translation MEDYLPFVISGLGLGAVYALSGVGLVVLYRSSGVLNFAFGAIGAIGAYVAWSMLGADWPQGLAWCAAIVTSMLLSLAYGRLLAPRLSHRDPTIRSIATLGFALVVVGFTEWYWGEQPRRLVLPTDAGAIEFVLGEVEVRLTHTRALGLALAVIMMGGVGLLLSKTRVGLKMRALANDRDLSALLGIRVLGVDTVAWVLSGAFAGVCGLLLANIVRLQATLLTFLVIPAFAAAIIGRLHSLPATVAGGIAIGVLEALAITVPGFAAFRTATPFLIALAMIVFYRSGTRPA comes from the coding sequence ATGGAGGACTACCTGCCTTTCGTCATCTCGGGCCTGGGCCTGGGCGCGGTCTATGCGCTCTCGGGCGTGGGGCTGGTGGTGCTCTATCGCTCGTCGGGCGTGCTGAATTTCGCCTTCGGCGCCATCGGCGCGATCGGCGCCTACGTGGCCTGGTCGATGCTCGGCGCGGACTGGCCACAGGGTCTCGCATGGTGCGCGGCCATCGTCACGTCGATGCTGCTGTCGCTGGCCTACGGCCGGCTGCTGGCGCCGCGCCTGTCGCACCGCGACCCGACCATCCGCAGCATCGCCACGCTGGGCTTTGCGCTGGTGGTGGTGGGCTTCACCGAGTGGTACTGGGGCGAGCAGCCGCGCCGCCTGGTGCTGCCCACCGATGCGGGCGCCATCGAGTTCGTGCTCGGCGAAGTCGAGGTGCGGCTCACGCACACGCGAGCGCTGGGGCTCGCGCTGGCGGTGATCATGATGGGCGGCGTGGGCCTGTTGCTGTCGAAGACGCGCGTGGGCCTGAAGATGCGCGCGCTGGCCAACGATCGCGACCTGAGTGCACTCCTGGGCATCCGCGTGCTCGGCGTCGACACGGTGGCCTGGGTGCTGAGCGGCGCGTTCGCCGGCGTGTGCGGGCTGCTGCTGGCCAACATCGTGCGGCTGCAGGCCACGCTCCTGACCTTCCTGGTGATCCCGGCCTTTGCCGCGGCAATCATCGGCCGGCTGCATTCGTTGCCGGCCACGGTGGCGGGCGGCATCGCGATCGGCGTGCTCGAGGCGCTGGCGATCACCGTGCCGGGCTTCGCGGCGTTCCGCACGGCCACGCCGTTCCTGATTGCGCTGGCCATGATCGTCTTCTACCGCAGCGGGACGCGGCCGGCATGA
- a CDS encoding nuclear transport factor 2 family protein → MRTPHQIIADHYAASDRKDLQAMLAEVADDVQWTEMAGFPCAGTHVGRVQVVEKVFKVLGAEWEGYRFVLERLVDGGDTVVGIGDYHGRHRKTGKDMHARVTHVWQVRDGLVRRFEQFTDTLLVARAMS, encoded by the coding sequence ATGCGCACGCCCCACCAGATCATCGCGGACCACTACGCCGCCTCCGACCGCAAGGACCTGCAGGCGATGCTCGCCGAGGTGGCCGACGACGTGCAGTGGACCGAGATGGCCGGCTTTCCCTGCGCCGGCACGCACGTCGGCCGGGTCCAGGTGGTGGAGAAGGTCTTCAAGGTGCTGGGCGCCGAGTGGGAGGGCTACCGCTTCGTGCTCGAACGGCTGGTCGACGGCGGCGACACCGTGGTCGGCATCGGCGACTACCACGGCCGCCACCGCAAGACCGGCAAGGACATGCACGCGCGCGTCACGCACGTGTGGCAGGTGCGGGACGGCCTGGTGCGCCGCTTCGAGCAGTTCACCGACACGCTGCTGGTGGCGCGGGCCATGTCGTGA
- a CDS encoding branched-chain amino acid ABC transporter permease, whose amino-acid sequence MSASSTLGGALPLADAPPAALALAARRAHLSLALMAGSVLLIGLVVPWLANAYWIKTLTSSLALSIAAAGVALLYGQLGLVSLCQYALLGVGGWFALRAGHGLGWPFELSVLAGGLLSCAVGMLAGLPALRLKGLYLALVTMMMAGGFQVVINVTGFPDGGAGWLGRVFGSERLMMPRPSLALSDAAYFRYVAGWLAAVLALIELHRRTRAGRSWALIRRGEAAAVAAGVNILRYQTWAFGLAGFCAGVAGALLAGGVGQLDGRAFTAGDSVMLFALTVVGGVYHWAGALVAGLLLRAVPALLTDFGVNGYLAMIFFGVALLHALVTAPSGIAGQLAGAADALFKRLSPRGKDAAP is encoded by the coding sequence ATGAGCGCGTCATCGACCCTTGGCGGTGCCTTGCCGCTTGCCGATGCACCGCCGGCGGCGCTGGCGCTGGCCGCGCGCCGTGCGCACCTGTCGCTGGCGCTGATGGCGGGCTCCGTGCTGCTGATCGGCCTCGTGGTGCCGTGGCTGGCGAATGCCTACTGGATCAAGACGCTGACCTCGTCGCTCGCGCTGTCGATCGCGGCGGCCGGGGTGGCGCTGCTCTACGGACAGCTGGGACTGGTGTCGCTGTGCCAGTACGCGCTGCTCGGCGTGGGCGGCTGGTTCGCGCTGCGCGCGGGGCACGGGCTGGGCTGGCCCTTCGAGCTGTCGGTGCTCGCGGGCGGGCTGCTGTCGTGCGCGGTGGGCATGCTCGCGGGGCTGCCGGCGCTGCGCCTCAAGGGGCTGTACCTGGCGCTCGTCACCATGATGATGGCGGGCGGCTTCCAGGTGGTGATCAACGTGACGGGATTTCCCGACGGCGGCGCGGGCTGGCTCGGGCGCGTGTTCGGCAGCGAGCGGCTGATGATGCCGCGGCCGTCGCTGGCGCTCTCCGATGCGGCGTACTTCCGCTACGTGGCCGGGTGGCTGGCGGCGGTGCTGGCGCTGATCGAGCTGCACCGGCGCACGCGCGCCGGACGCTCCTGGGCGCTGATCCGGCGCGGCGAGGCCGCGGCCGTGGCGGCGGGCGTGAACATCCTGCGCTACCAGACCTGGGCCTTCGGCCTGGCCGGCTTCTGCGCCGGCGTCGCGGGCGCGCTGCTCGCGGGCGGCGTGGGCCAGCTCGACGGGCGCGCCTTCACCGCGGGCGATTCGGTGATGTTGTTCGCGCTCACCGTGGTGGGCGGCGTGTACCACTGGGCCGGCGCGCTGGTCGCGGGGCTGCTGCTGCGTGCGGTGCCCGCCTTGCTGACGGACTTCGGCGTGAACGGCTATCTGGCGATGATCTTCTTCGGCGTCGCGCTGCTGCATGCGCTGGTCACGGCACCGAGCGGTATCGCGGGGCAGCTCGCGGGCGCGGCCGACGCGCTGTTTAAGCGCCTGTCGCCGCGCGGCAAGGATGCCGCGCCATGA